Part of the Desulfobacterales bacterium genome, GTATGCGGACCGCATGGACGTCATCATCAAGGCGGCGGCTGTTTCCGACTACCGCCCCATTGAGATAGCGGCAAACAAGATTAAAAAAGACAAAGATGAACTGCGCCTGACCCTGACCAAAAACCAGGACATTCTCCGCGCCCTGGGTCGGATGAAAAAGAAGCAGGTCCTGGTCGGCTTTGCGGCTGAAACCGAAGACTTAAAAAAGAATGCCGAAAAAAAACTCATCGAAAAAAATTGTGATATCATCGTGGCCAATCTGGTGGGACATTCCCATTCCGGATTCGGGTCCGATACCAACCAGGTCACCCTGTTTTTTAAAGACGGCCGTGTTGAATCCCTTGACACCATGGAAAAGGAATCGGTTGCCCGGATTCTGCTGGACCGGGTCAAGGAGCGGTTTTCCTGATAATCCGGCAGGCACCGGCCAACTAAATCCTTTCACCGCCCGCTTCGCTCGAGACGCAGAGGCCGCAGAGAAAAGAATAATCTGTTGCTTTTCGACCTCTCAGCGAAAAGCAACAGAAAAATAACCTTTGCGAGCCTTGCGCCTTTGCGGTGAAATTAAAATAAAATTACCCTCTTTTGGAGGGCGTGTAGTATTTACTGTGGAACGATTACACGGGAAAAAATGACTGTAGAAATAGGACCGAACAGAGAAGATCTGAACACCGTTGTGACGGAAATCGGCCATACCCTGCGGTTTATGGCCCGGAGCGGTTGCCGCGGTTTTGACCCCTCCCCGCAATGCCTGGCCGCCATTGCTGCATGGGGAAATCCCTCCGCCGGGAGTGGGGAAACCCTCGCGGAGATCCGCACGGACCTGGGCGATTGCCGACGCTGCGGGCTGGCGGCCGGCCGCAGCCATATTGTGTTCGGTTCCGGACATCCCCAGGCAAGGCTGGTATTTGTCGGCGAAGGACCGGGCCATGAGGAGGATCAGCAGGGGGAGCCCTTTGTCGGCGCCGCCGGGCAACTCCTGACAAAGATCATCCAGGCCATGAAGCTCAGCCGTAAAGACGTTTATATCTGTAACATCGTCAAATGCCGACCGCCCGGCAACCGAAATCCGGCGCCGGATGAAATCGCAGCCTGCTCGCCTTTTTTGGAGCGTCAGATCGCTGCCATTAAACCCAAGCTTATCTGTGCCCTGGGGACATTTGCCGCGCAAACCCTGCTGGCGACAAATATTCCCATTTCCAAACTGCGTGGATCGTTTTATCCTTACCGCGGCGTCAGGGTGCTGCCGACCTACCACCCTGCCTTTTTGCTGCGGAACCCGGAACGGAAACGGGACGTCTGGGAGGATGTCCAGAAGCTGATGCGGGAACTGGAAGGGACGGGGGATTGACGATTGACAAGTAGGCGGTGGCAAGTCATTGATGATTGGCGATTGGTGATTGACGATTGGAAACGCCCTTAAATCGAAAATCATCAATCATAGATCAACAATCGGAAAATTATCAAACCCCTTTGCGTCCTTCGCGCCCCTGTCGAATCGTAGCTTTAGCGAAGCCTGACCTGTCGGGTCGTAGCTTTAGCGAAGACTGATTTGCGATTCAATAGTGCTGCTGTTTCAGCAAACCGGACTTCTGATTTCCGAAAATTGATTGTTAAAAATTCAAATAAGGTTTATATTAACCTCATGAAACCGATTAAACTTTTATATATGCTGTTTGCCGTCGCCCTGGTGCTGCTGGGCGGTCCGGAAACGGGTTTTACCCGACAACCGGAAGTTTATGTCATCCGTGTGTCCAGCGCCATCAGTCCGGGCACGGCCGATTATCTCAAAAAAGGGATTCTCCAGGCGGCCGAAGACCAGGCTGCGCTGATTATTATAGAGCTGGATACGCCCGGAGGGCTGGCGGAATCCATGCGCAACATTGAAATGGCCATACTCGGCAGCCTTGTACCGGTGGCGGTCTATGTGGCGCCGGCCGGGGCCAGGGCCGCTTCGGCCGGTGTCATGATCACCATGGCGGCCGATATTGCCGCCATGGCGCCGGGGACCAATATCGGTGCGGCCCATCCGGTGGGGATCGGCGGCAAAAAAATTGACAAGACCATGGCGGACAAAGTCGTCAACGACATGGTGGCGCACGCAAAAAGCGTGGCTGAAAAACGGGGCCGCAATGCCGCCTGGGTCGAAAAAGCCATCCGGGAAAGCGTATCGGTTACGGAAACCGAAGCGCTCAAGGAAAATATTATCGATGTGATCGCCACTGATATGGACGACCTCATCCGTCAGATTAACGGCCGTACGATTTCCGGCAAGGGTGTTTTAAAACTGGACGGCGCCAAAACAACCGTTCTGGAAGAAGGCCTGCGCACTAAGATCCTGAAAACCATCAGCGATCCCAATATCGCCTATATCCTGATGATGATCGGCATCGCCGGAATTTATTTCGAACTGTCGCATCCCGGCGCGATATTTCCGGGGGTGATCGGCGCGGTTTCTCTGGTGCTGGCTTTTTTTGCCTTCCAGACGCTTCCGGTCAACTATGCCGGGTTTCTCCTGATCCTGCTGGCGGTGGTGTTTTTCATCATGGAAATGAAGATCACCAGCTACGGGCTTCTCAGCGTGGCCGGTGTGTTGTCATTTCTGCTGGGCTCCATCATGCTGTTTGAAGGGGCCAGCCCTGAATTGCGGGTAGCCTGGCGCGTGATGCTGCCAACCCTGGCGCTGGTGTGCGGCTTTTTTGTCGTGGTGGCAGGTCTTGTTTTCAAGTCCCAGACATCCCGGCCGCGGACCGGCTCAGAGGGTCTGGTGGGTGAGACCGGTGTGGTCAAGGAAAGGCTTGAGCCCGAGGGCAAGGTTCAGGTGCATGGCGAGCTGTGGAAAGCGCGTTCGGCCGAACCGATAGGGATCGGTGTCAGCGTGCGGGTTGTGAAAGTGGAGAATCTGATCATAGAGGTTGAACCGCTGAAGGGCTGAAGCCTATGTCCGAAGCACGAAATCCGAAACAATATTTAATGGCCAAAATTCAAATGATCCAAACAATAGACGTATCTTAAAGGAGATTGCCATGTATACAACCATAGCCATTGTCATACTGGTTGCGCTGTTTTTATCGTCGGCCATACGGATTTTAAATGAATATGAACGCGGCGTCATATTCAGACTGGGCCGGGTGATCAAGGCCAAAGGCCCGGGGCTGATCATCCTGATCCCGGTGGTTGATAAAATCGTCAAGGTCAGTTTGCGTCTGGTGGCCATGGACGTGGATCCCCAGGACGTGATTACCCGCGACAATGTGTCCGTGAAGGTCAATGCCGTTATTTATTTTCGGGTCGTCGATCCGGTCAAGGCGGTGATAGAGGTTGAAAATTATCAATACGCCATGTCCCAGCTGGCACAGACGACCTTGCGAAGCGTGTGCGGCCAGGCGGAGTTGGATGAGCTGCTGGCAGCCAGGGAAAAAATAAATGCCGAACTCCAGGAGATCCTCGACACGCATACCGATCCGTGGGGGATCAAAGTCGCCACAGTGGAGCTCAAACACATCGACCTTCCCCAGGAGATGCAGCGGGCCATGGCCAAGCAGGCGGAAGCCGAAAGGGAACGGCGGGCCAAAGTGATCAATGCCGAAGGTGAATTTCAGGCGGCGGCAAAACTGGCGGAAGCCGCTGAAATTATCCAGGCGCATCCCATGGCCCTGCAGCTTCGGTATCTGCAGACCATGCGGGAAATGTCGGCCGAGAAAAATACCACCACGATTTTTCCCTTTCCGATGGATCTGTTTCGTCCCCTGTTGAAGCTGATGGATGAAAAGGCAAAATAAGGGTTCAGGGTAAAAAATAATGGGCGCATGGCTAAAGGCTTACGGCTCAGGGGTAAGAAATAATACACAGAAGGTTGCGTCTAAGGCTGAGGTTGAGAAGGTGACTGAATCTTAACCTCAACCGCAACTTGCCATGGGCCGTTCGCCTTGTGCCGTAGGCCCTGTTCTGCTATTGACAAGACATCCATTTAGTGGCATTCATTGGCGTACCCCAGACCGTTGTTTATGCGGTGCGTTTATAACAACAAGGCGGCGGCTTTATAGCTTCCGCTTGTGTTTTTTATCTAAGGATCATATCCGGAATAGCCGACGGTCCGATTCTGCTTCTTTATAATCGGTTACGTCACGTGGAAAGGAGACCAACTGAATATGGCTGGAAAGAAGAAAAAAGAGGTAAAAGAAAAACCGTTGGAGAAAATAACGGTTAAGGAATTGCGCGAAATTGCAAAAGAAATCCCTGAAATTACCGGCGTCCACGGGATGAACAAGACGGAGCTGTATGACGCCGTTCGAAAGGCAAGGGGATTTGCGGACAAGCCGGTTAAGATAAAGGCCGACACCTCGGTGCGCAGCATTAAAAAGAAGATTCGGGCGATGAAGACCGTGCGCCAGGAGGCCCTTGAAGCCGATGACAGAAAAAAGGCGGTGGTATATCGCCGGCGGATTTCCCGACTCAAGAAAAAAACCCGCAGGCCGGCATAAAAGGACAGGGTGTCAGGGATCGGGGTTCAGCAAAAAAAGCTGAAGGGTAATAATTGATGACTGATGATTGGCGATTGACGATTGGCGATTGGTGATTGACGATTGGAAACGCCCTTAAATCAACAATCATCAATCATAGATCAACAATCTGAAAAACCCCTTGGCGTCCTTTGCGCCCCTGTCGGGTCGTAGCTTTAGCGAAGCCTGATTTGCGGTTCAAATGATTCTATCTTTATGATTGTAGTGGCAGGCGTAATGTGATCGATCCATCCTCCATGGCCTTTGATATCGATGATGTCGTGGCCGACACCATGTCTTTGTTTCTGGAGATCGCCCGGCACGACTACCGGTTGGATCGGTACCGGCATGCGGACATCACCAGCTACATGGTGGAGGATTGCATCGATATCGACAAAGGGATTTTAGAGGCCATATTCAGCCGGATCGTCGAGGGTAATTTTTCGATCCCTTTATTGCCGCTGACAGGCGCGCCGGAAGTTCTTTCCCGGCTTTCCCGCTATCACCGGCCGCTTCTTTTTGTCACGGCCCGCCCCAGCCTGGACTCCATTTTAGATTGGATCGAAGGGATTCTGCCCCTCGACCGGACCTGTATCGATATTGTGGCCACCGGGGCATTCGACGCTAAAGCGGATGTGCTGGTAAACCGGAATATTTCCTTTTTTGTAGAGGATCGACTGGAAACCTGCTACACCCTTGAGGCCGCAGGGGTAACGCCGATCCTTTTCAAGCGGCCCTGGAATCGAAAGGCGCATCCCTTTACCGAGGTCGGCAGTTGGAGCGAGCTTGAAGAAATGATCGATTTTTATCCCATGGGACCCATATGAGTGCAGCCCTCCTGGAAACTTTGATCCGATCTTTTGTGGAGTCGCTTTCCACG contains:
- a CDS encoding nodulation protein NfeD; this encodes MKPIKLLYMLFAVALVLLGGPETGFTRQPEVYVIRVSSAISPGTADYLKKGILQAAEDQAALIIIELDTPGGLAESMRNIEMAILGSLVPVAVYVAPAGARAASAGVMITMAADIAAMAPGTNIGAAHPVGIGGKKIDKTMADKVVNDMVAHAKSVAEKRGRNAAWVEKAIRESVSVTETEALKENIIDVIATDMDDLIRQINGRTISGKGVLKLDGAKTTVLEEGLRTKILKTISDPNIAYILMMIGIAGIYFELSHPGAIFPGVIGAVSLVLAFFAFQTLPVNYAGFLLILLAVVFFIMEMKITSYGLLSVAGVLSFLLGSIMLFEGASPELRVAWRVMLPTLALVCGFFVVVAGLVFKSQTSRPRTGSEGLVGETGVVKERLEPEGKVQVHGELWKARSAEPIGIGVSVRVVKVENLIIEVEPLKG
- a CDS encoding haloacid dehalogenase, whose translation is MIDPSSMAFDIDDVVADTMSLFLEIARHDYRLDRYRHADITSYMVEDCIDIDKGILEAIFSRIVEGNFSIPLLPLTGAPEVLSRLSRYHRPLLFVTARPSLDSILDWIEGILPLDRTCIDIVATGAFDAKADVLVNRNISFFVEDRLETCYTLEAAGVTPILFKRPWNRKAHPFTEVGSWSELEEMIDFYPMGPI
- a CDS encoding transcription termination factor Rho, translating into MAGKKKKEVKEKPLEKITVKELREIAKEIPEITGVHGMNKTELYDAVRKARGFADKPVKIKADTSVRSIKKKIRAMKTVRQEALEADDRKKAVVYRRRISRLKKKTRRPA
- a CDS encoding uracil-DNA glycosylase, which codes for MTVEIGPNREDLNTVVTEIGHTLRFMARSGCRGFDPSPQCLAAIAAWGNPSAGSGETLAEIRTDLGDCRRCGLAAGRSHIVFGSGHPQARLVFVGEGPGHEEDQQGEPFVGAAGQLLTKIIQAMKLSRKDVYICNIVKCRPPGNRNPAPDEIAACSPFLERQIAAIKPKLICALGTFAAQTLLATNIPISKLRGSFYPYRGVRVLPTYHPAFLLRNPERKRDVWEDVQKLMRELEGTGD
- a CDS encoding slipin family protein → MYTTIAIVILVALFLSSAIRILNEYERGVIFRLGRVIKAKGPGLIILIPVVDKIVKVSLRLVAMDVDPQDVITRDNVSVKVNAVIYFRVVDPVKAVIEVENYQYAMSQLAQTTLRSVCGQAELDELLAAREKINAELQEILDTHTDPWGIKVATVELKHIDLPQEMQRAMAKQAEAERERRAKVINAEGEFQAAAKLAEAAEIIQAHPMALQLRYLQTMREMSAEKNTTTIFPFPMDLFRPLLKLMDEKAK